GGCCCGCTACGACCGGCAGCTGGCCGCGCTGGCCCCCGCGGTGCGCACCCCGTGGTTCCCGGAGACGGCCGAGCCCGGCAACCCGGTGTTCTACGTCTACCTGATCGAGAGCGACCGCCGGGACGCGCTGGTGGAGTACCTGACCGAGCACGGCGTGGGCACCGAGGTGTACTACCCGCGCGCGCTCACCGAACAGCCCGCCCTCGCCGCGCTGGCGGGCGCCCGGCACCCGGTGCCGGTCGCCGTCGCGGCCAGCCGCCGCGCGGTGGGCCTGCCACTGTACCCCGATCTGACGGACGACCAGGTCGACCGGGTCTGCGAGCTGATCGCCCGGTTCCACAAGGAGACGCCGTGACCACGAGCCTGCCCCCGTCCCGTACTTCGACTGGGACAACCGCTACCCGGACTGGACCGAGCAGGTGGTCGCCGCCGTCCGCGAGGTGGCAGAGTCGGACGAGTTCATCCTGAAGTCCCGGGTGGCCGCACTGGAGACGGCGGTGCGGGAGCGGACGGGTGCCCGGCACGCCGTCGCGGTGGCCAGCGGCACCGGCGCGCTGACCGTCATCCTGGCGGCGCTGGGCCTCGGCGAGGGCGACGAGGTGGTCACCCCGGCCTTCTCGTTCATCTCCACCGCCAGCACCGTCGCGCTGCGCGGCGCCCGGCCGGTCTTCGCCGACGTCGACCCCGACACCGCGTGCCTGGACCTGGCGGCCGCGGAGGCCGCCGTCACCCGGCACACCCGGGCCGTGCTGCCCGCCTACCTGTTCACCACCCACCCGGACATGACCGGCCTGGCCGAGCTGGCCCGGCGCCACGGCATCGCCCTGGTCGAGGACAGCGCCGTCGGCCTGGGCGCGACGGTCGACGGGCGGCCCGCCGGGCGCTTCGGCCGCGCCGGGGTGTACTCGTTCTTCCCGGCCAAGCCGATCGGCGGCGCCGGCGACGCCGGCATGATCGTCACCGACGACGACGACCTGGCCCGCGACATGCGGATGCTCCGCAACCACGGCCAGGACCTCGGGGTGCGCTTCCTGCACCACACGGTGGGCTTCAACTGCCGGATGGACGAGATCACCGCCGCCTTCCTGCTGCAGCGGCTGCCGCACCTGGACGAGTTCCTGAACGCCCGGCGCCGGATCGCCGAGGAGTACCAGGAGCGGCTCGCCCACCTGGCGCCGGACGTCCTCACGCCGCCCGACGGGTACCGCGACCGGGCCGTCTACACCTACGTCGTGCGGGCCCGGCGCCGGGACGAGCTCAAGGAGTTCCTGGCCGGCGAGGGCATCGAGACGGTGGTGTACTACCCGAAGCCGCTGCACCTGCAGCCCGCCTTCGCCCACCTCGGGCACCAGGAGGGCGACTTCCCGGTCGCCGAACGGATCTCCCGGGAGGCGCTGGCCCTGCCGCTCCACCCCGACATGCGGCCCGGGGACGTGGCCCGGGTGGCCGCGGCCGTCGAGCGCTTCTACCGGAGGAGCCGGTGAGCTGGCGGGAACGCTCCTGCGGAATCGGCGACGAGGCGGCCCCCGACCTCGCCGGGCAGATCGCCGTCCACACCGAACTCGGCATCGGCTCGATCGAGTTGCGCACCATCGACGGCCTCGGTCTGCACGAGCTGGACGAGGCCGCGCTGGCCGGGGCGGCCGAGGCGCTGACCGCCGCCGGGCTGACCGTGCCGGTGGTGGACACCCCGATCGGCAACTGGGCCACCACCGTCGCCACCGACCCGGACGGCGAACTCGCCGTGCTGGCCGGCTCGGCGCGCGCGGCCCACGCCCTGGGCGCGGCCCGGCTGCGGGTGATGTCCTACCCCAACGACGGCCGCCCCGAGCCCGAGTGGGCCGCCGAGTCGATCCGCCGCCTGACGGCGCTGGCCCGCGAGGCCGAACGGCTGGGCGTGGTACTGCTGCACGAGAACTGCCAGGGCTGGGCCGGCCAGGGGCCGGAGCAGACGCTGCGGCTGCTGGCCGAGGTCGACAGCCCCGCGCTGCGCCTGGTCTTCGACCTCGGCAACGGGCTCGCCTACGGCTACGAGGCGGGCGAGTTCCTGGAGCGGGTGCTGCCCTGGGTGGACCACGTGCACGTCAAGGACGGCCTGCGCACCGCCGACGGCGCCGTGTTCACCGAGCCGGGCCGCGGCGAGGTCGACGTCGCGGGCTGCGTGAAGCAGTTGGAGGCATACGGGTACCGCGGCCGCTACAGCCTGGAGCCGCACGTCGCGCACATCCCGCACCTGGCGGCGACCGCCGGGGCCGCCGAGCTGGCGGCCGGCTACCGGGCGTGCGCGGAGGCGTTCCGGGCGATCTGGGAGACCGGCCGTGACTGAACGACGCGCCGGCGCCGAGCCGTTCGGCCCGGACGAGCTGGAGTGGCTGCTCGACCTGATGGCCGTCGCCTCGGTCTCCCCGTTCGAGGGCGGCAAGCCCGAACTCACCCTGGACGCCCAGCAGGTCTTCCTGGCCGGTGCGCGCGAGCGCGGCTGGGCCGACGTCCTGCACGCCGCCCCGCCGGCGGCCGTGCTGGAGCGCGCCGACGTGCCCGCGCCCGTCCGCGAGGCCGTCCAGGCGGACCCGGGCCTGCTCGCCACCCAGGCGAGCGCGGTGGTGCGGATGGGCCGGCCCGCCGACCACCGGCGGCGCCTGGTCGTCAACTTCCACGTCGACACGGTGGGCCCGCACGTCGAACCGCGGCTCGTCGACGGGGTGCTGCACGGCCGCGGCGCGGTCGACGACAAGGGCCCGGGCATCGCGGCGGCGGCCGGCATCGCCGCCGCGTTCCGCGACGAGCCGTGGCTCGCCGACACGATCGAGGTGCAGCTCGCCTCCGTGCCGGGCGAGGAGGGCGGCGCCATGGGCACCTACGGCACCCGCTGGCTGGTCGAACAGGGCCTCACCGGGCGGCTGATGCTCTTCGCCGAACCGACCGGCGGACGGGTCATGGACGCCTGCACCGCCGCCATGACCCCGCGCCTGCGGGTGACCGGCGCGGACACCACCGACGACCACCCCGCCGCGGGCCACAACGCCACCGTCGCGCTCGGCTTCCTGGCGGACTTCCTGGCGCGCCGGCTCGGGCCCGTCGTGCACACCCTCGGCGCCAAGCTCTGCGTCGCGGGCCTGCACACCGGCACCTCCCACAACCGGGTCTACGGCACCGGCGAGCTCCGGATGAACATCGCCTACCAGGACGCGCGGCAGGCCGCCGCGGCCGAACGCGAA
The Kitasatospora paranensis genome window above contains:
- a CDS encoding sugar phosphate isomerase/epimerase family protein, encoding MSWRERSCGIGDEAAPDLAGQIAVHTELGIGSIELRTIDGLGLHELDEAALAGAAEALTAAGLTVPVVDTPIGNWATTVATDPDGELAVLAGSARAAHALGAARLRVMSYPNDGRPEPEWAAESIRRLTALAREAERLGVVLLHENCQGWAGQGPEQTLRLLAEVDSPALRLVFDLGNGLAYGYEAGEFLERVLPWVDHVHVKDGLRTADGAVFTEPGRGEVDVAGCVKQLEAYGYRGRYSLEPHVAHIPHLAATAGAAELAAGYRACAEAFRAIWETGRD
- a CDS encoding DegT/DnrJ/EryC1/StrS family aminotransferase, with protein sequence MVAAVREVAESDEFILKSRVAALETAVRERTGARHAVAVASGTGALTVILAALGLGEGDEVVTPAFSFISTASTVALRGARPVFADVDPDTACLDLAAAEAAVTRHTRAVLPAYLFTTHPDMTGLAELARRHGIALVEDSAVGLGATVDGRPAGRFGRAGVYSFFPAKPIGGAGDAGMIVTDDDDLARDMRMLRNHGQDLGVRFLHHTVGFNCRMDEITAAFLLQRLPHLDEFLNARRRIAEEYQERLAHLAPDVLTPPDGYRDRAVYTYVVRARRRDELKEFLAGEGIETVVYYPKPLHLQPAFAHLGHQEGDFPVAERISREALALPLHPDMRPGDVARVAAAVERFYRRSR
- a CDS encoding M20/M25/M40 family metallo-hydrolase — protein: MTERRAGAEPFGPDELEWLLDLMAVASVSPFEGGKPELTLDAQQVFLAGARERGWADVLHAAPPAAVLERADVPAPVREAVQADPGLLATQASAVVRMGRPADHRRRLVVNFHVDTVGPHVEPRLVDGVLHGRGAVDDKGPGIAAAAGIAAAFRDEPWLADTIEVQLASVPGEEGGAMGTYGTRWLVEQGLTGRLMLFAEPTGGRVMDACTAAMTPRLRVTGADTTDDHPAAGHNATVALGFLADFLARRLGPVVHTLGAKLCVAGLHTGTSHNRVYGTGELRMNIAYQDARQAAAAERELTALLPRAREEFAVAHAGNPLTARLVADWDEVVRLDWLKRGLPVLDNRDAAMEGLLAAAGLPRHDGRADGSAFTCDAIWAGGPDRYVAVCGPGGLDTHGAHTPGEFVELDLLARYARQIKELVVRFGTHTAALEADR